From Denitrovibrio acetiphilus DSM 12809, the proteins below share one genomic window:
- a CDS encoding DUF262 domain-containing protein, translated as MPEFSFPRNTKTVKEICDDFDKGILMIDETYQRRKVWIEKDRIRLIETIILGFIVPELYLWTAETDPKSGDTIRHIVDGQQRINAIVDFVEGAFKLSSTHMLDDSLKDLYGNKYFTDLPDEIRSHIWSYDLSIVNIDKKCTRDDIIKLFNRLNLTEYNLNSQEKTT; from the coding sequence ATGCCTGAATTTTCATTCCCAAGAAACACGAAAACAGTCAAAGAGATATGCGACGATTTTGATAAAGGGATATTGATGATCGACGAAACCTATCAAAGAAGAAAGGTATGGATTGAAAAAGACCGTATTAGACTTATTGAGACAATCATACTTGGCTTTATTGTTCCAGAGCTATACTTATGGACCGCTGAAACTGACCCTAAGTCTGGCGATACAATAAGGCATATAGTAGATGGCCAACAGCGTATCAATGCAATTGTAGATTTTGTTGAAGGTGCGTTTAAACTCTCTAGCACACATATGTTAGATGATAGTTTAAAAGATCTTTATGGGAACAAATATTTTACTGACCTACCTGACGAAATCAGAAGCCATATTTGGAGTTATGACTTATCAATAGTCAACATTGATAAAAAGTGTACAAGAGATGACATCATTAAGCTTTTCAACAGATTAAACCTTACAGAGTACAATCTAAATAGTCAGGAAAAAACGACATAG
- a CDS encoding glycosyltransferase family 4 protein → MARLLINSKSLLTPLTGIGRYTYEIVTRLPREAGFDYSYYYYGKVTDKIITSSGSGENKSLLPMIRNILVKNQFTKGLIRGMLDIRSRLFSDTYDLYWEPAIIPVKGIKAKKTVVTVHDMSLHLHPEWHLKESVSYFNKNFWDNIKNADYIITDTETVKAEVAEITGFDPERIKAIHLGINDGVFKEYPQDAQDAYRSESGLDYKFILYVGSIEPRKNLSRMIQAYSSLSDSVKAEYKLLLVGYKGWGNDEIHQLIEKDKENIKYLGYVTDEELALVYNLAELFVYPTLYEGFGLPPLEAMACGAPVLTSTTPCVQEVCADAAEYANPFSIDDTREKILTLLQVDNARNALAQKGLAHSAGFRWDKTAGAHYDIFKSL, encoded by the coding sequence GTGGCTAGGCTACTAATCAATTCCAAGAGCCTGCTGACTCCTCTGACCGGTATCGGCAGGTATACATACGAGATAGTCACCCGTCTGCCCAGGGAGGCTGGTTTTGACTATTCATATTACTATTACGGCAAAGTCACAGACAAGATAATCACATCATCCGGTTCCGGCGAGAACAAAAGCCTGCTGCCGATGATCCGCAACATTCTGGTCAAAAACCAATTCACCAAAGGTCTGATAAGGGGCATGCTGGACATCAGGTCCCGCCTGTTCTCCGACACATACGACCTGTATTGGGAGCCTGCGATAATCCCTGTGAAGGGGATCAAGGCGAAGAAGACCGTGGTGACTGTCCATGACATGTCTTTGCACCTTCATCCGGAATGGCACCTGAAAGAGAGTGTCAGCTATTTTAATAAAAACTTCTGGGACAATATCAAAAACGCAGACTATATCATCACAGACACAGAGACCGTGAAGGCTGAAGTCGCCGAGATAACAGGCTTCGACCCCGAAAGGATAAAGGCGATACATCTGGGTATCAATGACGGTGTTTTCAAAGAATATCCGCAGGACGCTCAGGATGCATACAGGAGCGAAAGCGGACTGGATTATAAGTTTATCCTCTATGTGGGCAGCATAGAGCCCCGCAAAAACCTCAGCCGGATGATACAGGCGTATTCATCCCTGTCAGACAGCGTAAAGGCAGAGTACAAACTACTACTGGTAGGCTATAAGGGCTGGGGAAATGACGAGATACATCAGCTCATCGAAAAAGATAAAGAGAACATCAAGTATCTGGGCTATGTCACAGACGAGGAGCTGGCGCTTGTTTATAACTTGGCGGAGCTTTTTGTCTATCCGACTCTGTACGAAGGTTTTGGGCTTCCACCGCTGGAGGCTATGGCGTGTGGTGCTCCGGTGCTCACATCCACAACCCCATGCGTGCAGGAGGTATGCGCAGATGCAGCCGAATATGCCAATCCTTTCAGCATCGACGACACCAGGGAAAAGATCCTCACACTGCTTCAGGTTGATAATGCCAGGAACGCTTTAGCTCAGAAGGGGCTGGCACATTCAGCAGGATTCCGGTGGGATAAGACAGCGGGTGCTCATTACGACATTTTCAAAAGCCTCTAA
- a CDS encoding twitching motility protein — translation MEIDAILRKAVELGVSDIHMKVGRPPAVRLHGDIETLEGFDVITAEEGMRMAASIMPNSLKAEFKEKKEADFAYGIKGVARFRVNAFIQRGMIGMVMRVIPEGVPDIEELNLPDVIKELAESPLVL, via the coding sequence ATGGAAATAGATGCCATACTGAGAAAAGCTGTGGAACTGGGTGTATCTGACATCCACATGAAGGTGGGCAGACCGCCCGCTGTCAGGCTGCACGGCGACATCGAAACACTGGAAGGATTCGACGTAATCACAGCCGAGGAAGGGATGCGGATGGCTGCGTCCATCATGCCCAACTCGCTGAAAGCTGAGTTCAAAGAGAAGAAAGAGGCGGACTTTGCATACGGGATAAAGGGTGTTGCCCGGTTCCGTGTGAATGCTTTTATCCAGCGCGGGATGATAGGTATGGTGATGAGGGTTATACCCGAGGGTGTGCCCGACATAGAAGAACTGAACCTGCCGGACGTGATAAAGGAGCTGGCTGAATCGCCCCTAGTTTTGTAG
- a CDS encoding IS3 family transposase (programmed frameshift) produces the protein MNGKRYTDEFKIEVVKQITEQGHKVNDVASRLDVNPSSIYNWIKKYGSDNSDYKIQSDHQSEINRLKKELRRVTEERDNLKKGRSVLCQRVPVRYAFIYEHRTDHAVTRLCSVMRVHPSGYYSWVKEPKSRRQKRDEHLMGLVKQYWIESGGVYGYRKIYTDLMELGESCGKNRVHKLMRLAGIKSQVGYRKPRYSKGNVSHIADNYLQQDFAVSEPNKVWVTDITYIRTYEGWLYLAVVIDLFSRQIIGWSMQHRMHSDIVLKALLMAVWRRKPDNNVIIHSDQGSQYTSSEWQSFLKTHNLTCSMSRRGNCYDNAVAENFFQLLKRERIKKRIYKNREEARRDIFDYIEMFYNPIRRHGNNGNLSPVEFEKNYDINKKSVY, from the exons ATGAATGGCAAACGTTACACAGATGAATTTAAGATTGAAGTAGTCAAACAAATCACAGAACAAGGCCACAAAGTGAATGACGTAGCTTCTAGGCTTGACGTCAACCCCAGCAGTATTTACAACTGGATTAAGAAATATGGTTCAGACAATTCCGATTATAAAATCCAGTCAGATCATCAATCCGAAATAAACCGTTTAAAGAAAGAGCTACGTAGAGTCACTGAAGAGAGGGACA ATCTTAAAAAAGGCCGCAGCGTACTTTGCCAAAGAGTCCCAGTAAGGTACGCATTCATTTATGAACACCGAACTGACCACGCTGTGACAAGGCTCTGCTCAGTTATGCGTGTTCATCCTAGTGGTTACTACTCTTGGGTAAAAGAGCCTAAAAGTAGACGGCAGAAGCGTGATGAACACCTAATGGGACTCGTAAAGCAATACTGGATAGAGAGCGGCGGAGTATATGGCTACCGTAAGATTTATACTGATCTGATGGAATTGGGTGAATCTTGCGGCAAGAATCGTGTACATAAGCTCATGAGGCTGGCTGGCATCAAGTCTCAGGTCGGCTACCGTAAGCCAAGATATTCTAAAGGCAATGTATCTCATATAGCAGATAATTATCTTCAGCAGGATTTCGCAGTATCCGAGCCTAATAAGGTTTGGGTAACAGATATTACTTACATTCGCACTTATGAAGGCTGGTTGTATCTGGCAGTAGTGATCGATTTATTCTCTCGTCAGATTATCGGATGGTCAATGCAACATCGGATGCATTCAGATATAGTTTTAAAGGCTCTACTTATGGCTGTGTGGCGCAGAAAGCCTGATAATAATGTGATCATACATTCTGATCAGGGCAGCCAGTATACAAGCTCTGAGTGGCAAAGCTTTCTGAAGACACACAACCTTACATGCAGCATGAGCAGGAGAGGAAACTGTTATGATAACGCTGTAGCTGAAAATTTCTTCCAACTCTTAAAGCGAGAACGAATAAAGAAAAGAATCTATAAAAACAGGGAAGAAGCAAGGCGTGATATCTTTGATTATATCGAGATGTTTTACAATCCAATAAGGCGTCATGGGAATAACGGAAATCTATCTCCGGTTGAATTTGAAAAGAACTATGATATAAACAAGAAAAGTGTCTACTAA
- a CDS encoding GDP-mannose 4,6-dehydratase, translated as MASPSKKVFITGINSFTAKHLCGELSSHGYDIYGCDINVDADEKTFNCDITKRDQVAKCLAAVQPDYIVHLGAITYVPSSDVSLIYQVNTIGTANLLEECLKYDNIKKILLPSTSNVYGNPDVEVIDETCPTLPVSHYAVSKLAMEQMATLSFGKLPIIITRPFNYTGVGQPDKFVIPKIIKHFKEKAHVIEMGTTSVIRDFSDVRFVCSSYRKLLECDAKSVAVNICTGKEHSLDELLDYARKVTGHNIEKITNPEFVRPNEIQKLIGDNSLLRKCVGELDTIDFHDTIEWMLGG; from the coding sequence ATGGCTTCTCCTTCTAAAAAAGTTTTCATAACAGGCATCAACAGCTTCACAGCAAAGCACCTTTGTGGTGAGCTGAGCAGTCACGGATATGATATCTATGGCTGTGACATCAATGTCGATGCAGACGAAAAGACTTTTAACTGTGACATAACAAAGAGAGATCAGGTTGCCAAATGCCTTGCGGCAGTGCAGCCTGACTATATAGTCCATCTGGGCGCTATCACATATGTGCCAAGCAGCGACGTCAGCCTGATATATCAGGTGAACACCATAGGCACAGCAAACCTGCTGGAAGAGTGCCTGAAGTACGACAATATCAAAAAGATCCTTCTGCCGAGCACATCAAACGTGTATGGCAACCCGGATGTGGAAGTGATAGACGAGACATGCCCGACACTCCCAGTGAGCCACTATGCTGTGAGCAAGCTGGCTATGGAGCAGATGGCGACTCTGTCTTTCGGCAAGCTGCCGATAATAATCACACGTCCTTTCAACTACACAGGCGTCGGTCAGCCGGACAAGTTTGTAATCCCAAAGATCATCAAGCATTTCAAAGAGAAAGCACACGTGATAGAGATGGGAACAACATCCGTAATCAGAGATTTTTCAGATGTGCGCTTTGTATGCTCATCATACCGCAAGCTGCTGGAATGCGATGCAAAGTCGGTCGCTGTCAACATCTGCACAGGTAAAGAGCACTCGCTGGACGAGCTGCTCGACTATGCCAGAAAGGTCACAGGGCACAATATCGAAAAGATCACAAACCCTGAGTTTGTCAGACCGAACGAAATCCAGAAGCTGATAGGCGACAACTCACTCCTGCGCAAATGCGTGGGCGAGCTGGACACCATTGACTTCCATGATACTATCGAGTGGATGCTAGGTGGCTAG
- a CDS encoding glycosyltransferase family 4 protein: MQEMQSMTDMKYTIVPVVVTDQDGYWDCRLADNPELRPVPKGTDIFFGLDLSGRVTHAYQNGLFNEWNQIGVKFYFVIYDILPLYHPQWWPDLTYDHHHAWFVNVLSMSDKLICISQSVQNSVRQWIKDNNPKVKPGQTIDWFHLGSDIKNSQPSKGLPDNYQDVLAQLDSSKSFLMVGTIEPRKGHRQAFEAFKELWAAGHDYTLVIVGKEGWLVEDLVSEMREFQQTSNKLVLLQGISDEYLEAIYEHSNCLLIPSEGEGFGLPIFEASYYEMPIIARDIEVFREVAGEHAFYFDNVKDPSALSKCILEWAAGNDKGTTPDSKLIKSLTWKESTNVLTTKLGLK; the protein is encoded by the coding sequence ATGCAAGAGATGCAGAGCATGACCGACATGAAATACACTATCGTGCCAGTAGTTGTAACTGATCAGGATGGCTACTGGGATTGCAGACTAGCAGATAACCCAGAACTCAGACCAGTGCCCAAGGGTACAGACATCTTTTTTGGGCTCGATCTTAGCGGACGTGTTACACACGCATACCAAAACGGTCTTTTCAATGAATGGAATCAGATAGGTGTCAAATTTTATTTTGTAATCTATGATATATTGCCTCTCTACCACCCACAATGGTGGCCAGACCTCACATACGATCATCATCATGCATGGTTTGTAAATGTTTTATCTATGTCAGACAAGCTGATATGCATATCCCAATCAGTGCAGAATAGTGTGCGCCAATGGATTAAGGATAATAACCCAAAGGTAAAGCCGGGTCAGACTATCGACTGGTTTCACCTTGGTTCTGATATTAAAAATAGCCAGCCATCTAAAGGGCTTCCTGATAATTATCAAGATGTCCTTGCTCAGTTGGACTCATCCAAGAGCTTCTTAATGGTCGGCACAATAGAGCCACGGAAAGGACACAGACAGGCTTTCGAAGCATTCAAAGAGCTCTGGGCTGCTGGACACGACTACACCCTTGTCATTGTCGGCAAAGAAGGCTGGCTGGTGGAAGATCTCGTTAGCGAGATGAGAGAATTCCAGCAAACAAGTAACAAGCTGGTGCTCCTTCAGGGGATCAGTGATGAATACCTTGAGGCTATCTACGAGCATTCCAACTGCCTCCTTATCCCTAGCGAAGGTGAAGGTTTTGGACTGCCGATCTTTGAGGCGTCATACTATGAAATGCCAATCATAGCCAGAGACATAGAGGTATTCAGAGAGGTGGCAGGAGAGCATGCTTTCTATTTTGATAATGTAAAAGATCCATCAGCTTTGTCAAAATGTATTCTGGAGTGGGCTGCTGGCAACGATAAAGGCACAACACCAGACTCTAAGCTGATCAAGAGTTTGACATGGAAAGAGAGCACAAACGTATTAACAACAAAATTAGGATTAAAATAA
- a CDS encoding sugar phosphate nucleotidyltransferase produces MINIVLCGGAGKMLWPLSAGDTPKQFIQFGTEDSLYIKTIKRNNVLCDKADDQLRKAKLSADIVMEPSCKGTAASIMIACFMYPNETFLLTPSDHEISDEKAYAEAVQKAQKLAEKGNIVLFGIEPERAEHRFGYIKDGKTVQFVEKPDAEKAQELVDDGWLVNSGILCFNSSVMMHELVQFPPDQSIIARTVYENIRSGRATHRLCGRFMGEMKKHDIDKSVLERTTKLKCVKGITGWRDVGTYESIYEFRNRKEGGNLSINIGDSFGCADFVDSSGCMVLNNEQDVVVVQTGGKVLVAHKDTDIMQAMKKLEEY; encoded by the coding sequence ATGATAAACATAGTGCTATGTGGCGGTGCGGGGAAGATGCTTTGGCCCCTTTCCGCTGGCGACACACCGAAGCAGTTCATCCAGTTCGGTACAGAGGATTCTCTCTATATTAAAACCATCAAACGTAACAATGTGCTTTGTGACAAGGCGGACGACCAGCTCCGCAAAGCAAAGCTAAGTGCAGACATAGTGATGGAACCATCATGCAAGGGGACAGCAGCGTCCATAATGATAGCCTGCTTTATGTACCCGAACGAGACATTTCTCTTGACACCTTCCGACCATGAGATATCCGACGAAAAGGCATACGCAGAGGCTGTGCAAAAGGCTCAGAAACTCGCAGAGAAAGGTAATATCGTCCTGTTCGGCATAGAGCCGGAGCGGGCAGAGCATAGGTTTGGATATATTAAGGATGGGAAAACAGTCCAGTTTGTCGAGAAGCCTGACGCTGAAAAAGCTCAGGAGCTTGTGGATGACGGCTGGCTGGTGAACAGCGGGATACTCTGCTTCAACAGCAGCGTGATGATGCATGAACTGGTGCAGTTTCCACCCGATCAGTCAATAATAGCGAGGACAGTTTACGAAAACATCCGCTCCGGCAGAGCGACACACCGCCTGTGCGGTCGCTTCATGGGCGAGATGAAAAAACACGACATAGATAAATCTGTGCTGGAAAGAACTACCAAGCTGAAATGCGTAAAAGGTATCACAGGCTGGCGGGATGTGGGCACATATGAGTCTATATATGAATTCCGCAACAGGAAGGAAGGGGGCAACCTCTCCATCAACATAGGCGACAGTTTCGGATGTGCGGACTTTGTGGACAGCTCCGGGTGCATGGTGTTGAACAATGAGCAGGATGTTGTGGTGGTGCAGACAGGCGGCAAGGTACTTGTGGCACACAAAGATACCGACATCATGCAGGCTATGAAAAAGCTCGAAGAATATTAA
- a CDS encoding HIT family protein: MDCIFCKILAGEIPCSKVYEDTLFIAFLDINPVHKGHILVVPKRHFVNMLDTPDLEAEAIYKVTRDLSKALIEATGCDGVNLVQNNNAAAGQEVFHSHLHIIPRYENDGLKFASVKKEYDSIEEMNDMAERIKASL, translated from the coding sequence ATGGACTGTATATTTTGCAAGATATTAGCCGGAGAAATTCCGTGCAGTAAAGTTTATGAAGACACTCTTTTTATAGCATTTCTGGATATCAATCCTGTTCATAAAGGACACATCCTTGTTGTCCCTAAAAGGCACTTTGTCAATATGCTCGACACGCCTGACCTTGAAGCTGAGGCGATCTACAAAGTTACCAGAGACTTGTCAAAAGCTTTGATAGAAGCTACAGGGTGTGACGGAGTGAATCTTGTCCAGAATAATAATGCCGCCGCCGGACAGGAGGTTTTCCACTCTCACCTGCATATCATCCCCAGGTACGAAAATGATGGGCTCAAATTTGCCTCTGTCAAAAAAGAATATGACAGCATCGAAGAGATGAACGACATGGCAGAGAGGATTAAAGCGAGTCTCTGA
- a CDS encoding response regulator transcription factor → MKVLIADDELRLRKVVSLHLKKSGFEVIEAGNGLAAVQLAEEHSPDVIVLDVMMPEKTGLEACAELKKMDRFKQTPIILLTAMAESEDLKKGEEAGADAYLTKPFSPKELIDIIKSRTG, encoded by the coding sequence ATGAAAGTATTAATCGCTGATGATGAGCTCAGACTCAGAAAAGTCGTCTCTCTCCATCTGAAGAAGAGCGGTTTCGAAGTTATCGAAGCCGGAAATGGTCTCGCCGCTGTTCAGCTTGCAGAAGAGCACTCTCCGGATGTTATCGTTCTTGACGTTATGATGCCGGAAAAAACAGGACTGGAAGCATGTGCAGAGCTGAAGAAGATGGACAGGTTCAAACAGACACCGATCATACTGCTCACAGCAATGGCAGAATCAGAAGACCTCAAAAAAGGCGAAGAAGCAGGTGCTGATGCTTATCTGACGAAGCCTTTCAGCCCGAAAGAGCTAATAGACATTATAAAGAGCAGAACAGGATGA
- the gmd gene encoding GDP-mannose 4,6-dehydratase: MKKAIVTGITGQDGAYLAELLLNKGYEVYGTYRRTASVNFWRIEDLGIEKHENLHLVEYDLTDQANSIRMVGDIEPDEVYNIAAQSFVGVSFEQPLATCDITGKGAVHLLEAIRIINNKIKYYQASTSEMFGLVQEIPQKESTPFYPRSPYGVAKLYAHWMTINYRESYDIFGCSGILFNHESPLRGREFVTRKITDTVAKIEMGKQDCLELGNMDAKRDWGFAKEYVDGMYRMLQADKPDTYVLATNRTETVRDFVTMAFKAVGKELEWKGTGVDETAVDTSNGKTVVKVNPKFYRPAEVDLLIGDPSKAKNELGWEPKTTLEELCKMMVEADLVRNKNGFSF; the protein is encoded by the coding sequence ATGAAAAAGGCGATTGTAACAGGAATAACAGGACAGGACGGAGCATACCTTGCGGAACTTCTTCTCAACAAAGGCTATGAGGTTTATGGTACATATAGAAGAACTGCATCCGTAAACTTCTGGAGAATAGAAGACTTAGGCATCGAAAAACATGAAAACCTGCATCTGGTTGAATATGACCTTACAGATCAGGCAAACAGTATCCGCATGGTTGGCGATATTGAGCCTGACGAGGTATATAACATCGCAGCTCAGAGCTTTGTTGGTGTATCATTCGAGCAACCTCTTGCGACATGCGACATCACAGGCAAGGGCGCAGTTCACCTGCTCGAAGCTATCAGAATAATCAACAACAAGATAAAATACTATCAGGCGAGCACATCAGAGATGTTTGGTCTGGTACAGGAAATTCCGCAGAAGGAGAGCACTCCTTTCTATCCACGCAGCCCATACGGCGTTGCAAAGCTTTATGCTCACTGGATGACAATCAACTACAGAGAGTCATATGACATCTTCGGATGCAGCGGTATTCTTTTCAACCACGAGTCTCCTCTCCGCGGACGTGAGTTCGTGACCAGAAAGATCACAGACACAGTGGCAAAGATCGAGATGGGCAAGCAGGATTGCCTCGAGCTTGGCAACATGGACGCAAAGCGCGACTGGGGATTTGCTAAAGAGTATGTTGATGGTATGTACCGCATGCTTCAGGCAGACAAGCCTGACACATATGTGCTGGCTACCAACAGAACAGAGACAGTTCGCGACTTCGTCACTATGGCTTTCAAAGCTGTGGGCAAAGAGCTGGAGTGGAAAGGCACAGGCGTGGACGAGACCGCTGTGGACACATCAAACGGCAAGACTGTCGTGAAGGTAAACCCTAAATTCTACCGCCCTGCAGAGGTTGACCTGCTGATCGGTGATCCATCAAAGGCTAAGAACGAGCTCGGCTGGGAGCCAAAGACAACTCTTGAAGAGCTTTGTAAAATGATGGTTGAAGCTGACCTTGTGAGAAATAAAAATGGCTTCTCCTTCTAA